In one window of Chryseobacterium sp. JV274 DNA:
- a CDS encoding serine hydrolase domain-containing protein has translation MNGKIIQSILGFSFTLFLLSCSGTKNVVEVEKVKRDSLYTEIQRIGLEAARNSNVPGVAIAVIQNGKIVWTQCIGFADKENQKPVTTETIFNVGSVSKMVSAWGFMQLTEKGLVNLDDPVNDYLTRWKLPASQYDISKVTLRRILSHTAGLSVHGYGGSEQGTKLLSLEESLSGMTKRNGESVRLISEPGTKWEYSGGGYTLAQLMLEERTKEKFADYMKKNVFKPLGLNHTTYEWTEEMMKNSATAYDASGKPIKNRIFTEQAAAGLQTTVLDLAHFAELSLNYEPNQLHKVLKPSTVQLMEKSVLPFSDKGKSGLGYRFMYYEELETVGHTGENEGWSAGLFMHLPTKSSIVILCNGSNGDRVWFPVYQSWAKRIKAN, from the coding sequence ATGAACGGCAAAATAATACAATCCATCTTGGGTTTTTCTTTTACTTTATTTCTTCTTTCCTGTTCGGGAACAAAGAATGTTGTTGAGGTTGAAAAGGTAAAAAGGGATTCACTCTATACAGAAATTCAACGGATCGGTTTGGAAGCAGCCAGAAATAGCAATGTTCCCGGGGTAGCCATAGCTGTGATTCAGAATGGAAAAATAGTGTGGACACAATGTATAGGGTTTGCTGATAAAGAAAATCAGAAGCCGGTAACCACAGAAACTATTTTTAATGTGGGTTCTGTTTCCAAAATGGTATCTGCATGGGGATTTATGCAGCTCACAGAAAAAGGGCTTGTAAACCTGGATGATCCTGTAAATGACTATCTGACCCGCTGGAAACTGCCTGCTTCCCAATATGATATATCAAAAGTGACCTTAAGGCGTATTCTCAGCCATACAGCAGGACTTTCGGTACATGGGTATGGAGGTTCTGAACAAGGAACAAAATTGTTGAGTCTGGAAGAATCCCTTTCCGGAATGACCAAAAGAAATGGGGAAAGCGTGCGTTTGATCAGTGAGCCGGGAACAAAATGGGAGTACTCGGGTGGCGGCTATACATTGGCACAGCTGATGCTCGAAGAAAGAACGAAGGAGAAATTTGCAGATTATATGAAGAAGAACGTATTCAAACCTTTAGGATTGAATCATACTACCTATGAATGGACAGAAGAAATGATGAAAAACTCTGCAACAGCTTATGATGCTTCCGGTAAACCCATAAAGAACAGAATATTTACAGAACAGGCTGCTGCAGGGCTGCAGACAACAGTGTTGGACCTGGCACATTTCGCAGAACTGTCATTAAACTATGAGCCCAACCAACTGCACAAAGTGTTGAAACCATCAACCGTACAATTGATGGAAAAATCTGTTTTGCCATTTTCCGATAAAGGAAAGAGTGGCCTTGGATATCGTTTTATGTATTATGAGGAGCTTGAAACAGTAGGACATACCGGAGAGAATGAAGGCTGGAGTGCTGGCCTGTTTATGCATTTGCCCACAAAGAGCAGTATTGTGATTCTCTGTAATGGGTCCAATGGAGACCGTGTTTGGTTTCCTGTCTATCAGAGCTGGGCAAAAAGAATAAAAGCAAACTGA